The nucleotide window ATCTTCCCACTGTTGTTTCACAAGCGTTTATGTGATGTCTTTGATGAGGAGAGAACTCTGGCTTTGGAAGAATCCGGTGGCGATACTCAATATGCGGAGTTACCTGAACAGCATCGTTTCCAGATTCCTGCGGATGCTCACTGGAAAGCAGTTCGCACAGAAGTCAAGAACGTTGGCAAAGCGATCCAAGAAGCCCTGCGAGCAATCGAAAGTACCAATCCTGATACTCTCTACGGTGTGTTTGGGGATGCCCAGTGGACGAACAAGGAACGGCTACCTGACCATATGCTAAGGGAATTGATTGAGCATTTCAGTTCACAAACGCTGTCGCTTGCCAACTGTCCAGAGGATGAACTTGGTGTAGGGTATGAGTTCCTGATAAAAAAGTTCGCCGATGATTCAGGACATACCGCTGCTGAGTTCTATACCAATCGAACCGTCGTCCACCTCATGACTGAAATGCTTGAACCTCACCCAGGAGAGTCCATCTATGACCCGACATGCGGTTCAGCAGGCATGTTGCTTTCTACTGCTGCACATCTCAAGCGCCATGACAAAGAATGGCGAAATCTAAGTCTATTCGGGCAGGAACTTAATCTCCTTACATCAGCCATCGGTCGTATGAACCTTTTCCTTCACGGGATAGAAGATTTTCGTATTGTGCGCGGAGATACTCTGGCACATCCCGCATTTGTCGAAGGGGACCGCTTGATGCAGTTTGATGTGGTGCTTGCTAATCCCCCTTATTCAGTAAAGCAATGGGATCGCGATGCTTGGTCAGCCGATCCTTGGGGACGAAACATTTATGGCACACCACCTCAGGGGCGTGCAGACTACGCATTCTGGCAACATATTATCAAGAGCATGAAGCCAAATTCAGGACGTTGCGCGATTCTTTTTCCACACGGCGTATTGTTCCGCAATGAGGAACAAGCGATGCGAGAGAAACTTGTCGCTCATGATGTGGTGGAGTGCGTTCTTGGGTTAGGTCCGAATCTTTTTTACAACTCAAGTATGGAGTCCTGTGTTGTAATCTGCCGTATGAACAAGCCGAAAGAGCGCCGGAACAAGATACTATTTATCAACGCTGTTAATGAGGTCACTCGCGAACGTGCTCAAAGTTTCTTGACTGACGACCACATTCAACACATAGTAGATGCTTATCAGTCTTTTGTAGACGTTGACGAATTCGCAAGTGTCGTAAATAACGCCGAAATATTAGAGAAAGGCGGCAACCTCAGTATTCCGCTTTATGTACAAGCAGGCAACGGAAACCAAGAGGGAGAAGTCGTCAATCTGAAACAGACTATTGAAGACTGGCTGCAAAGTTCAGCGGCATTACGAGAATCCATGAGTGACTTACTTGAGGTCATGGTAAAGTCAAACACAATGGAGCGTGCAAGGTGATCACTGGTCTGCCTCACAACGACTATATTCGTCTATCTAGTACCTTACGTCACAGTCTAGTGGCGGCGCTGAAAACTCCAACCCAAGCAGAACCTCAACTTGTTGCTAATATGGTATGTGAAATTCCCAACGCGATAAATGCGCTAAAGCCCTTGGGTAGCGTTGAGATCAAAGCGGATGGTGTATTTGTTCACGGTCAGCCATTTGTTGAGTACATAGACCTCACTAATCAATCGCAGAGGCGTGTTGAGATAGGTGACCTTCTACTATTGCGCACGGAAGTTCAAAACAAAGAAGTTATTGAAAGGTCCGCACTCTTATTACAAGCTAAGAAGAACAGTGGAATACACTTAAAACCTGATAGCAACCAACACTACCTTTATGCTAATTGGCCGGAATTCAAATATGTCCGTTCAACTTCGAAATTGAATGGACAGAATCGCAAAGTGTTGGGGATGGACCTATACAATGCCTGCAAATACCTACTAATTGGCGGTATTCCGTTTATATGCCCCCGATGCCCTGGATGCCCAGGCATTCATTCTTGCTACTTCCACTCATCTTTACCTTGGCATTGTACATTGACTGCCCAGCCGTCCTTGCCCAAATTAAGCCTATATAGGTGCTTTCTAAATGAACTGATAAGCTTT belongs to bacterium and includes:
- a CDS encoding N-6 DNA methylase; translated protein: IFPLLFHKRLCDVFDEERTLALEESGGDTQYAELPEQHRFQIPADAHWKAVRTEVKNVGKAIQEALRAIESTNPDTLYGVFGDAQWTNKERLPDHMLRELIEHFSSQTLSLANCPEDELGVGYEFLIKKFADDSGHTAAEFYTNRTVVHLMTEMLEPHPGESIYDPTCGSAGMLLSTAAHLKRHDKEWRNLSLFGQELNLLTSAIGRMNLFLHGIEDFRIVRGDTLAHPAFVEGDRLMQFDVVLANPPYSVKQWDRDAWSADPWGRNIYGTPPQGRADYAFWQHIIKSMKPNSGRCAILFPHGVLFRNEEQAMREKLVAHDVVECVLGLGPNLFYNSSMESCVVICRMNKPKERRNKILFINAVNEVTRERAQSFLTDDHIQHIVDAYQSFVDVDEFASVVNNAEILEKGGNLSIPLYVQAGNGNQEGEVVNLKQTIEDWLQSSAALRESMSDLLEVMVKSNTMERAR